The Blautia pseudococcoides genome segment CAGCTCAAAAATCAGCTCTCTGGCTTTCTGCACTTTTGCCATAGCCTCAGCATCCACTTCCACTTTTGCATTTTCAAACGCGATTTCTTTTATCTGGGAAATCGTCAGCTCACTTCCCGTCAGCCGAATTACCTTCTCCTGCATGTTAATTGCCCTCCTTACGTTTCTCTTCCAGATATGCCACTACCTTCTCCGGTGTGATGGGGTAGCTTGCAAAACAGCTTCCCAGCGCATAGTTGATGGCATTTGCCACTGCGGGCGCAGGTGCCACCGCTGCGATCTCCCCCAGGCTTTTCCCTCCGTAGGGACCATCCGGTTCCCCGTCCTCCACAAAGATGGAACGCACCTTTGGCATATCCGGTGCATTGATGATGTGATACTTGGAGAAGTTTTTGGTCTTTACCCTTCCCTTAGCATCATAGGAAATCTCTTCAAACAATGCCTGCCCAAGGCTCATCTGGGCACCGCCTTCTACCTGGCCTTCAGAGAGTGTCCGGTTCATGACCTGGCCCACATCGTGAACACAGAGCAGGTCCAGCACTTCAGTTTGTCCCGTGTATTTATCCACTTTCACCTCAGCAAAGGCACAGCAGTAGGAACCCGGATTGGACGGCGGCACGTATTCCAGCTCTGTGTGCATGTAGCGGCAGCACTGCCTCTCATAATCAAGAGCTATCTGCTTATAGGACTTTTCCTCCTCCTCACAGTAGAGGATACCATCATGGGCCTTTATGTTATCCTTCTTCCAGTGATACATCTGTACACATGCATTTTTCAGTTTGTCCAGAAGCTGTTCCCCAGCCTTCTGCACCGCACGCCCGCATACATAAGTCACCCGGCTCGCCTGTGTTCCGGCTGCGTCATAAGGAGTGACAAACGTATCTGCCTCATGCACTTTGATGCGGTACACATCCATGTGAAGCGCCTCTGCTGCGATCTGCTGCATGGTCATGACCGTTCCGCAGCCCTGGTCGTGAATTCCTATTTGTACTTCCACAGCTCCATCCGGATGAAGGGACATGATCACATTTGTAAATTCCGGATATGCTCCTTTATAGCCGTTTCCATGGGCACCGCAGGCCATCCCTACTCCGTAAGCATAGCGTTTTGTATCCTTCTCGTGAATATGTTCTCTCTTTTCCTTCCAGGAAAATGCCTCCCTGCCTTTTCTGATACATTCCTCTATTCTCACATTTCCCAGATTCGTCCCCCCTGTAGGGTCATCATCCATGGGATGCGCAAAATTTTTCAGGCGGAATTCACAGGGATCCATGCCAATGGCATTGGCTGTCTGGTCCAGATTCACCTCTGTGACGGCGTGGGCCTGGGGAGAACCGTATCCCCGGCAGGCACCGCCGGAAATGGTATTGGTATAGTAAGTCCGCACATGACAAGTCTGATTCTCGATCCGGTACATACGGAACAGCTTTTTACAGTATGCCATAGCGATGGCTGACGCGTTGGTGTAATAGGCGCCGCCGTCAATATCTGTATCAATTCTGCGGCCCCTGATGATACCGTCTCTGGTAACTGCAGTTTTTACACAGGTTTCGGACGCGTTTCTGCTTCTGGTTCCCATGACTGCGTCCTGTCTGTCCATATACAGCATGACCGGACGTCTCAGAATCCATGTGGCAAATGCGCAGGCCGGCTCCACCACAGTCTGGCCTTTTCCTCCGAAGGAACCGCCCATCACAGCCTTGATGACCCGCACCCTGGAATAAGGGATTCCCAGCAGATGGCTGATGTGGTATCTGACCTGATATACGGTCTGACAGGGTGTCCAGAGTACCAGATTCCCGCTTTCGTCGATTTCACTCAGTGCAATATGGGGTTCAATGGCGCTATGATGGATTTTCTGGGTACTGCCCTCTGTGCGGATAACCACCAGTTCCTCCGACTCTTTCCCGTCCCCGGTAAGCGCCCCGTAATCCCCGCAGCTCACTTCTTTTTCAAAAGCCAGCATACCGTCTGTTTCTCTGGCAGCAGCAAGACCTATGATGGGAGCTGCTTCGTCATAATCAATCTCCACAAGGCTGACCGCCTCATCCACGGCCTCCTTGGATTCCCCAACTACAAGCGCCAGATGGTCTCCCACATACCGGGCCTTCCCGCTTAAAATATACTGGTCCATAGGGGCATCCAGACAGGCTGACCAGTTATGAGGGTTATAGGTTATTTTCGGGACATTGGCGTGGGTAAAAACCGCCCGGATACCGGGCACCTGCTTTGCCTTTTCCGTATGAACCGTAATATCAGCATTTGCCTTCTCACTCAGAACCAGCCTGGCATAAAGCATGCCGGCGATCTGCCTGTCACAGGTATACTGCGTCTTTCCTCTGGCCTTGTCGTACACATCCTCCCGGATGTAGCTCTTTCCTACATATTTTAAATCACGTTTCTTTTCTTCCCTCATCTGCCCGCCTCCTCTTCTGCCCTGCGAAGGTCATCCAGAATCTGGTCAATGACCCCGAAAGCGGCTGATTTTTTATAGTGCTTTGAGGGCCTGCCGGGGATGTTTTCCTCAATCTGCGCATACACGGCGTCCCGCACTTTTTCCTCATCACAGCCGGAAAGCATGCTGCCTTCCAGGCACTCCTCTATCAGACGGGCACGGCTTGCTTTTGCGCCGACTGCCCCCAGGTATACTACAGGATGTATCATACACCCTTCTTTGATCTCTGTGCAGATACAGCCATTGATCTTTGATATAGTAACTGCTTTTCTGGCACCCACTTTTGCAAAACCTGACAGAGCCTTTTGTTTCCTGACCACAAACTTCAGGATAACTTCTCTCTCTCCAAGGCTGGTCTTCTCCAGGCCTTCCACAAAATCATCTGTCAGACGCCTTGTCACTGTCCCGCTCTCATCCAGGATCTCCGCTTCTGCGCCATAAGCCAGGAGCACCGGTGTGGTGTCTGAACTCTGGGACGCGTTGGCTATATTCCCCCCCAGGGTTGCCCGGTTCCGGATCTGAGTGGAACCTACCATGGAAGCGGCTTTTGCAAGAGCCGGTATCCATGTTCTGATAACAGGACTTTGCTCCAGCTCTGTCATGGTGACGCCTGCGCCGATGATAACCATATCCTCTGTCTCTGTAATCTGGGACAATTCCGGCAGATGCGTCAGGTCAATCAAAGAATAATGAAAAATTTTCTCTTTTCTCAAATGGATGACAAGATCTGTCCCCCCTGCGCAGAGATAAGTGTTTTCGTCTTTTTCTCTCAGGGCAGCAGCCAGCTCATCCAAATTATGCGGCATGTGGAAACTCACTTGATCTCCCCCTCTCCCACGGCATTGACTGCCTTCACGATTTTCTCATATCCTGTACAGCGGCACAAGTTTCCCTCAATCGCTCTCTTTATCTCCTCCACTGTGGGATGGGGATTTTCATAGAGCAGAGCCTTACAGGACAATATCATACCCGGTGTGCAGAAACCGCACTGAACAGCCCCCATCTTGATAAACGCCTCCTGCAACGCATCCAGCTCGCCGTTTTTCTCCAGTCCCTCAATGGTGGTGATCTCCCGGTCCATGACCTGTCCAGCGAAAACTGTACAGCTTGTCACAGCTTTTTTATCCAGCAGTACCGTACAGGCACCGCACTCGCCTTCGCTGCAGCCCTCTTTCACGCCTGTCAGCCCGCAGTCCTCACGCAGAAAATCGAGCAGACGTTTCGTCGGCTCTGTCTCCTTCTCCACCTGTTCTCCGTTAATCATACATCTGAGCAGCATTCTATTCATCCTCTCCTGCTTTTTTCTTTTATCGTAACTGTTCAGTACCCTCACAGTTACAGGCTCTTACGGTCAGCGCAGTGGATGCGCCGACCTACTGAATAGTTACCTTTTATCTACAACACTTCTTTGTGCGTTTTTTTGTCTGTCCTCTGTCTGATGAGACTATTGTATATCATTTCCGTTGAAAAACCGTTGAAATTCTTCTGGTTTTTTGTCTAATTTCCAAGAATCTCTTGACGTAAAACGTTTTTTCTTAAATAATGGGTAACAGACAGGAGGATTTACTTATGGAACTGACGAACAGTTACCTGGAGGAGGGATTTCCTTTCCGGGGACGGAAACGAAAGAAAATGGAAGAGTTTCTGGAAAAAAGCGGCCTGACCTATGACGCAGAGATTGTCTATTCTGTCCTTCTGTGCAGAGAGGACGGAGAGATCATAGGCTGTGGTTCCAGACATGAAAATATCTTAAAATGCATTGCAGTAGACGCCTCTTATCAGGGGGAAGGGCTTCTGCCTGGAATTGTCACACAGCTTATCAAGCAGGCTTACGGCTGTGGCATCTCCCACTTGTTTTTATTTACGAAACCGGAATATCAGGTCATATTTGGTGATATGGGCTTTTATCCCATAACCGGGACAGATTCCATGCTCCTGCTGGAGAACCGAAAGGACGGCATTTCTCTTTATCTGGAGGAAGAACTGGCCCGCTGCCCTGCTCCACAGGCCCAAGAGGCTGGGGCCATTGTCATGAACGCCAATCCCTTTACCTTTGGACACCGGTATCTGACGGAAACGGCTGCAAAGGCATGTGAATTGCTGCATGTCTTTGTGCTCTCCGCCGACGCCTCAGAATTTCCTGCTGACGTCAGGCTCCGTCTCGTTAAGGAGGGCTGTCAAGACCTTAAAAATGTGATCGTCCACGGCAGTTCCGAATATCTCATATCCCATGCCACCTTTCCCGATTACTTTCTGAAGGATAAGACCGGGGCCTCGGACAAGGCTGCAGAACTGGATCTGAAAATTTTCGGTGACTATTTCCGGAAGGCCTTTCATATTGTAAAGCGTTTTGTGGGTGAGGAGCCGTTTTCCCTGGTCACCAGGGCATATAATGAACAGATGAAGCAAACCCTTCCCGCCTATGGCATCGAAGTGGTGGAGATTCCCCGGAAGACATCCGGGAATACGGTCATCAGCGCAACCCTTGTGCGAGAAAAGTTTCTGGCAGGGGATATGGAGTCTGTGCGCTCCCTGGTGCCTGACACGACTTATTGCTATCTGGTATCAGATGCGGGAACTGCACTTAGAAAACAACTATTGGAGAGACAATCATGAACCATACAGATTTATGCACAGGTACTGCCATCACCCTGCAGCAGGTGCTGGATGCCAGAGAACAGCGGGCAGCCATACAAAATGAAATGTTGAGCGATTTAGAGGGGGACGGGGCTGCGCTTATCAGCTTCACCCTGAATATTGTAGGCCCGGTCAAAGTCTTTCCCTATACGATCCTGGCCTACGAAGCTGGCCTTGCGGCCATCCGGGAATGCCTTATGTGGCTGGAAGCACATATCACAGGCTTCCGGGAAGTCCGGGAGAACACAGGATATGAGGCTTTCTTTTCCGTAAAAAAGGAACCGGGAATTGCGCATATCTGTAAAGAATATCTCACGGAACTGGAGGAGACACATCCTGTGGGACGTCTGTTTGACATTGATGTACTTCAGTCTGACGGCATTAAGGTGTCCAGGGAATCCCTCGGTTATGCGGGGCGCACCTGTCTTCTCTGTGATAATCCGGCTTTTCTGTGCGGACGCTCCCGTACGCATACGGCACAGGAACTGGTGGAACGGGAAACTGCTCTTATCAGGGATTTTTTTGCGGAGCGTTTTTCCGTCCATGTGGGACTGCTGATGCAGAAAGCACTTTTTTATGAGGTAAACACAACTTTGAAACCGGGCCTGGTGGACCTTGTACATAATGGGGCCCACACAGATATGGACCGGTATACCTTCCGGGACAGTGCCTATGCACTTACTTCTTATTTTATCGAGACGGCCCGCCGGGGTATGGAGTTTGCGCTGGATGGGGGAAGTCAGGATGAACTGCCGGAACTGTTTGCCTCTGTCCGTCCGCTTGGCATGGCTGCAGAAACCGCTATGAGGCAGGCAACAGGAGGGGTCAATACCCATAAAGGCATGATCTTCTCAGGCGGGATTCTCTGCTGTGCCCTGGGGTATGATATGGCGTCCCGTGGGTTAGGCGGGTCCTGCCGGCTGAACGGCTGTACCAAATATGCAAAACCGGCGGAGGCATTTCAGGACTTGGAAACCACTGTCAAGCATATGCTGGTCCACCTTCTGGATGATTATAAGATGCTCTGTACATCCCGGCCGTCCAAAGATGTGAGTCACGGGGAGCGCCTGTATATGCGATATGGCATTACCGGAATCCGCGGGGAGGCCCATCTTGGTTTTCCTACACTTTTTCATATGGGATATCCTCTTTTTAAACAGGTGCTGGCCCATGGTTATACCATGAATGAAGCGGGGTGTATCGTGCTTCTGCACTACATGGCAGATACAGAAGATTCCAATCTGATCACCCGTTCCGGCTATGATACGGCAGGTAAGATACAGGCAGAACTGGCACGTTTTCTGGAATGTGCTTCTTATGAGGAACAGCTTGCCGTAATCCCAAAACTGGATGCATATTTTGTGCAGGAACGTATCAGCCCGGGGGGAAGTGCGGATATGCTGGCGCTCACTTATTTTTTGTATTTTATGGGGGTTCTGCCTTGCAGATGGGGGTGATTTTTTACTGTCCCAACAGCCCCGGTTTTCTCATCCGGTAAGTAAAAAAACGGGGACGCGGCAGGCATAGAAAGGGTATAGATATGGAATTTGTTATTAGGAAAGCTGAATATAAGGATATTCCCGGTATTATGACAGTTATGAAAGATGCTCAAAAGGCTATGGAGCATCCGGAATGGTTTTGTTCTGATTGTGAAGAATATATAAAAAAACATATTGAGACATGTGGCTTTACGATTGTGTCAGAGCCTGTTTCAGGTAGTTCTCTGGCAGGTTTTTTTCTTATAAAATTTCCGGGACTTTCGGAGGAAAATCTGGGATATTTACTGAATTATTCAGAGGAAGAACTGCAGAGAACTGTCCATATGGATATGGCGGTTGTGCATCCTTCCTGGCAGGGAAACGGCCTTCAGTCCCGTATGCTCCATAAGGCGGAGGAAATGCTTGCTGATTCCCCTGTTCTGAGGAACCGGCTTCTGGCGACTGTACATCCTGACAACCGCTATAGCCTGCATAATATGCAAAGTAACGGCTATGAGATTGTAAAGACCGCTGATCTCTACGGTGGTCTGCCAAGGTATGTGCTCCAGAAAATATTATAAGATTAATTTTAATCGGGTTTGTTATAATTTATCACTTTCTTCGCAAACTATATGCATGGAGGTGATAACTATGGAGAATGATTATCAGGTAGCTTCAATCTCAGAGGACTGTGTTTCTGAGATCAATGAACTTCAGAATAAGTTAAATAAAGAAACAGATAAGGATATTGTGCTTATCGCTTATCAGTCTAAGACAGACGATTAACATTGTTGTACCAGAAGGGGCCTGCGCCCCTTCTGGTCATGACTTTATTTCTTTTCCCATCTGGGAATCTGCTGAGATCAGACGGCTGCGCCCTTCTGTCTTCACCAAATTTTCCAGCTCCTTCAAAGCATCTTTTCCTATCCTCTTCTGGGCTTTGTTTCCATTTTCCAGCAGTTCATGAGCCAGCAGTACAGACTTTTCCTGATAGTCGAAATCTCTTTTTCCGATTTCTCTTAACGCCCACGATACTGATTTTTTTACGTGTTCTCTCTCATCATCGGAGTTCATCCGGATAAGCTCAAGGTAATGATCCAGAGTATGGTTTTTCAGACTTTTTTCATGGATAGCTGCAGTGGCCATGAGAGTGAATGCAGCCCGTTTGGTATAGGTCGCTTCAGAGTCACACCACTTTTCTATGAGTTCTTCATACCCTTTCATCTTGATGAGCAGATTCTTACACAGATGGTCGCACAAATCCCAGGAGATGACATCGTACATAAGTGTCTCTGCCTCCTGCAGCGTAAACTTCTTTTTATCAATGACCAGTACCGCAAGGAGCCTCGCCTCATGGTATCCTGTATTCCACAATTCATGAGCCAGGGAATTGTCCCTGCCTGCTTTTTTTGCAAGCTTCCTGACATCTGCCGTAGACACACCGATACTGTATGTTTCGGGAATACCGAGTTTTACTACATTGGCTTTGTATTTTTCTGAACTTAGTGCTTTTAATTCTGACAGGATTTCATTACTTGTCAAAGTATTTCCCCCTTTATATAGATATCATTTTGTAACGGTTCCGTACCCTCATAATTACATGTTTATAATCGCAGGCTGCCCACCGGAATCACTGCCGCTGGCCTCCCAGGATGTTTCTGCAGAAATTTTTCCATCCACACCACATCAAGCCACTGTCCGTTTTTATATCCGCATTTTGTAAAATGTCCTACAGTCCGGTAACCCATTTTTTCATGGAATGCGATACTTTCCGGATTTGGATATGTAATGCAGGCATTGGCATTGGTTATGTTCTGTTTCCTGAGAATATCTTCCAGCGCTGTGTAGAGCCGGCGGCCTACGCCTTTTCCTCTGACATTTTCCTTCAGATAAACAGTCGTCTCCACCGCCCAGTCATAGGCCGGCCTTCTCTTAAAAGGGGATGCATATGCATAGCCAATTATTTCACCATCCTGTTCTGCGGCAAGGTATGGATATTTGTTCAAAGTTTCTGTCATTCTTCCTGCAAATTCTTTCGCAGAAGGCACCTGGTATTCAAACGTGATACAGGTATTTTTTACATATGGTGTATAGATTTCCAGTAAAATCTCAGCGTCCTCCGGCTCTGCCATTCTTATGCGTATGCCATTTTTCGTTTCTTTCACAGGCTTTCTCTCCCTTTTATAATCAAATGTGGTGTGTGATCTTTTAAATAGTCTGCCAGCTCTTAGTTTGGAAATCGCTGTCGGACACGTGTTTCAAATAATCTCTGCGTCAGCCGCCTGGGCCTTCCTCAATATTTTCATTTTCAGTACCATGGGACATCATACTCTTCAATCTTCCCCTCTTCCGCATTCACAGAGTAACCAGCCGCAGTATCTGATTTTTCATTATACTTTTTATACATGATAAATAGTAAAGATTCCCCATCATCTGACACTCTGTCGTATACCACAGTCACCTCATACGGAATATCATTTTTATTTACATAAGCAGCCGTATCCCCGCCCAAAATGGCGTAAAAATTCCCCTTCGCATTATATGTTTTTTCTGATGTTGTGAATTGTTTTGAAAGCTTATTCTCATACAAACAGTCGTAAGCCTCCTCCACACGGCTGGCATAGTTTTTGTTTTCTTCCTCCGTATCCTGAGTTATCTGGTCCATCCTATCACTTTCCTCCAGGGAGTAGAGCAACGCATTGTAAGTCTCCTCCAGGGTCTCTTCTACAATCTCAGCATCTGTAAAGTAATCTCCTCCCCTTTCCTCATCCGTAGATTTTTTCTTGCCGCTGAAGTTCAGACTGCATACACTTTTGCTCCCTTTTATCTCTATTTGTACCTGCAGAGTACCGGGAAATTTTTCAAAAATGGGATCTTCTATGGCATCGGAAATCATTTTTGCCGCCTCTTTTGAAACCTGTTTAAGTTCCGCTTCATTCTTCATAATGAGATGGTTTTCACTCCACTCTGTGCGAAATCCCTCTGCCTCATATGTCTCTTTAAAATAATATGTTTCAATGTTTTCTATAAAATCATCTGCGACTTCACTGCCCGAAACAGTAGGATATCTGAGAATATGAACTGCTGCCATAGGATATTTTTCCGTCATATATGCCCCGGATCTCTTCTCAAACTGCATGTTGTATTTCTCCTCCAGCAGCTTGATATCCCTCTCCTCGTCCCACTCAAATTGTTTCCTTCCAAAAAAAGATATCTTGTCCCAGTATGTATAATTTGTCGAATCTCCGCCTGACTGTTCTGTCACACAGAGCATACGGGAACCAATATCATGCTCCTCGGGAGACTTGAGCAGAAAGTAAACAAATCCCACTAAAAATACGATCACTGCCAAAACAGCATAGATAACTGTCAATACCGCAGCCACCACTTTATACTTTATCCTGGTCAGATAATATCCGATCAGGAGGGCGGGGAAGAGAAAGGCCAAAGCCCATAAAAGAGCCTGCACCCACATTCTGAATTCAACCCCAATTCCCCGCAGAATAAATTTAGCAAGGCCGAATCCCATTAAACTTCCCAAATAAATGATCCAGGGAAGCGCATATTTTGTCTTACGTTCCATGTTTTCTCCTTGTTTCCATCCACGCTCGGTAATTTCACAGAGTACGACCACATTTGCAGCCGCTCACGACCCAAAAAATACCGCTTCCAACGTCCCATACTTTATGCCGTTTTGGATTCTGACGGCATATTCATGGCATAAGCTGTAAAAATATGGAACCCACTCCTGTCTGCCTGATTTTTCAGCCAGGATCCGTAATAGTGTTTTCAGTTTTCCCTCTGTTTTTTGCAGGTTATCACCTGAAAAATACTGTTCTGCCGCCTCAATATCCTGATCAGAAAGTGAAAGCTCCATAAGCCGCCTGTCAGCGATCATACAACCAAATGCCGTGACAAGCACCATCTCACTTAGGTTTCCCATATATGAGGTGCCTGTTCTGCCCTGCACCTGCTTCAAAAGGCGTCTCACAGCCTGTTCCGGAAAACATTCCAAAAGTCCTCTCTCCACTACTATATCACATAAATATTGATAAATGATATCAATTCCGCACATTTCCCCACGAAAATTCACAGTTGGATAGTCCAGTGTCAGCAAATGGTCCTGTGGTCTGAATCTGGCATCATAGGCAATAAAGAACGCGGGCATTCCTTCCAGCAGGGTTCCCCTGTAATTGCTGCAGCCGTAATCGCAGAAATCTCCAGTCAGATCATGAAAGATTTCTTTTGCCTTATGGACTTTCTCCACCACCCTGTCATAACCGATCTTATATGCATCCTCTGCCTTCACCGCATGTTCTGACAGCAATGCGCTTGCAGTGATATTTTCATATTCCTGTACGCAATATAGCACAGCCTCCATGAGCATCTGAGCGGTTTCATACGTCACAGAGCTGCTCTCTTTGGAGGTGTATTTATCTGCAAGCCATGCCGTCAAAGGCAGTAATTCTTCCAACGGGTATTCCATATATATTCCCCTTCCTGTCATATCTGTCATTTACTTCTACTCCCAAAAAAGTTCCTTCAAAACAGACTGGTAAAGCTCCGGGTCCCAGCGCTCCTCCTCGCTGAGCTCGTCATAAGCATCCGCACCGCCGGTTTGTATAAATCCCAGATTCCCTTCTCGGACAGCCCTTGAAAAACGTTCCAGGCAGGTATTTTCCAGATAATCCAAATCCCCAAAACATACGGACTCATACTGCTGTCTCATAAACGTCATCAATTCATCATCTGTCAGCCTGTCCTGAGATTCATTTTTAAAGCGGTAAAAAATGTCCTGCAGCCTTGTTAATGTGGCAAGATACGTGTCCTGGCTGATATACTGAGAATCACAGAAGCTGTAGATGATCTTATCCAGTATTCCTCTGCCAAACTCCACCCTTCCATACTTTTTCAGGCTGTTATTCCTGCTTACGATCAGTTTTTTTGCCTCCTGTTCGGAAAGCGCAAGTCCAAATTTCTCTGTCCTCTGATTGTAAGCGTCCAGCATTGTCAGCTCATCCTTCTGCCGCTTCTTAGTGAGCATCTCAAAAATCTGTTTTTCCATGGCAATTCCTCCTGTTATTCCTGAGGCCGGCTTTCCCTGTACAGGATTGCCGGGCTTATGCAGCACTGTACGGTTGTCTGCGGCTGCCCCTGGCTGATGACAGCTTTTTACGGGGCAGACAGCGTTACGCTTTACAGGCCAGCCTGTAAATGGTAACGATCATTATAACCCTGCCGGGATATCAATACAAGCCTTGAAAAAACGCTGTTTTTGTGGTAATATAATCATGGAAAAGGAAGCAGAAAATATAATCTGCTTCCTTTTTGTTCTACTACTCTATTCTTTTGCCTTCAGTGCTTCCACCATATTAATACGGGGAATTTTCCTGGACACAGCAAGACTGATGAGCCAGGACAGTGCCAGAGTTCCGGCGGCACTGAAGATCCAGGATATTCCTCTTATATATATCGGCACATCCATGGAATCTGGAATCGTGGACAGCATATACACCAGAAGTCCGTATCCTGCCGGAAGTCCCAGAAGTATGCCCACAGCAGAAAGCCACACATTTTGCTCAATCATAACATTCTGTATTTTCCCATCTCCAAACCCGAGAACCTTCATGGTGGCAAATTCACGGTACCGTTCCAAATAAGAAAGGACACCCAGATTATAGAGCATGAC includes the following:
- a CDS encoding ABC transporter permease, coding for MVRLQTESINWAIEALNTMPGIGRHSADAPAAIIGVEPQKGFGGYEKECSISHQGELTKGIDSMMEGMIMMIALLVLGAVILGGVMLYNLGVLSYLERYREFATMKVLGFGDGKIQNVMIEQNVWLSAVGILLGLPAGYGLLVYMLSTIPDSMDVPIYIRGISWIFSAAGTLALSWLISLAVSRKIPRINMVEALKAKE